A genomic window from Cupriavidus metallidurans CH34 includes:
- a CDS encoding MmoB/DmpM family protein, with the protein MTKNDIASAHFNNRVGPVMRAGELAEAVVEAAREDNPGKEIRVDDKRAYLRIDTDGELILRRETIERALGRPFKMPDLEVELSSFAGRIETMPDQVRFYFEKQV; encoded by the coding sequence GTGACTAAAAACGATATTGCATCGGCCCACTTTAACAACAGGGTGGGTCCGGTCATGCGTGCTGGCGAGCTCGCTGAGGCAGTAGTTGAGGCAGCGCGAGAGGACAACCCTGGCAAGGAAATTCGCGTGGACGACAAGCGCGCCTATTTGCGCATCGACACCGACGGGGAGTTAATCCTGCGCCGCGAAACGATTGAGCGGGCGCTGGGCCGGCCGTTCAAAATGCCTGACCTCGAGGTTGAATTGAGTTCGTTTGCCGGGCGTATTGAAACTATGCCCGATCAGGTCCGCTTCTACTTTGAGAAGCAAGTCTGA
- a CDS encoding toluene-4-monooxygenase system B family protein: MALFPLSSNFEGDFVLQLVAVDTENTMDEVAAAAAHHSVGRRVKARPGHILRVRQQGSKECLPRTMKVADSGLKPTECVEVIWEPAQQ; the protein is encoded by the coding sequence ATGGCTTTGTTTCCCTTGAGCTCCAATTTCGAAGGCGACTTCGTGCTTCAGCTGGTGGCGGTCGATACCGAGAACACCATGGACGAAGTGGCGGCCGCTGCTGCGCATCACTCCGTTGGACGGCGTGTGAAAGCGCGTCCCGGGCATATCCTGCGGGTGCGCCAGCAAGGTAGCAAGGAATGTTTGCCCCGAACGATGAAAGTGGCCGATTCGGGCCTCAAGCCGACCGAGTGTGTTGAGGTCATCTGGGAACCCGCCCAGCAATAA
- a CDS encoding aromatic/alkene/methane monooxygenase hydroxylase/oxygenase subunit alpha: MALLNRMDWYDLARTTNWSPKYVTESELFPPELSGDHGIPMEKWETYDEPYKQTYPEYVKVQREKDAGAYSVKAALERSQIYERSDPGWLTVMKQHYGAIALAEYSASSAEARMMRFSKAPGMRNMATLGSMDEIRHGQIQLYFPHEHVSKDRQFDWAAKAFHTNEWAAIAARHFFDDIMMTRDAISVAIMLTFSFETGFTNMQFLGLAADATEAGDHTFSSLISSVQTDESRHAQIGSPTLQILIENGKKAEAQKKVDIAFWRAWRLFSVLTGPVMDYYTPLEHRKQSFKEFMQEWIVAQFERALNDLGLDKPWYWDTFLQQLDQQHHGMHLGVWYWRPTVWWNPAAGVTPAERDWLEEKYPGWNDTWGQCWDVIIDNLVDGNIAQTYPETLPIVCNMCNLPINYTPGNGWAVQDYPLEYNGRLYHFGSEPDRWCFEQEPERYAGHMTLVDRFLAGLVQPMDLGGALAYMGLAPGEIGDDAHGYSWVDIYKKMRMKKAS; encoded by the coding sequence ATGGCTTTGTTAAATCGGATGGACTGGTACGACCTTGCCAGGACGACTAACTGGTCGCCGAAGTACGTCACGGAGAGCGAGCTTTTTCCGCCCGAGCTCAGTGGAGATCACGGCATTCCCATGGAAAAGTGGGAGACCTACGACGAACCATACAAGCAGACTTACCCGGAATATGTCAAAGTCCAACGCGAGAAGGACGCTGGCGCGTACTCCGTGAAGGCTGCGCTCGAGCGCAGCCAGATCTATGAAAGATCTGATCCGGGTTGGCTTACGGTGATGAAGCAGCATTATGGTGCCATTGCCCTCGCCGAATATTCCGCCTCGAGCGCCGAAGCACGTATGATGCGCTTCTCCAAGGCACCGGGCATGCGCAATATGGCGACCCTGGGAAGTATGGACGAAATTCGTCACGGTCAGATCCAGCTCTACTTTCCTCATGAGCACGTCTCGAAAGACCGTCAGTTCGACTGGGCTGCCAAGGCCTTCCATACCAACGAATGGGCAGCGATTGCCGCACGTCATTTCTTCGATGACATCATGATGACGCGCGACGCGATCAGCGTCGCCATCATGCTGACCTTCAGCTTTGAAACCGGCTTCACCAACATGCAGTTTCTTGGGCTGGCGGCAGACGCTACGGAGGCCGGGGATCACACATTCTCCAGTCTGATCTCGAGTGTGCAGACCGACGAGTCGCGCCATGCACAGATCGGCAGTCCAACGCTCCAGATTCTGATCGAGAACGGCAAGAAAGCCGAGGCCCAGAAAAAGGTTGACATCGCTTTTTGGCGCGCGTGGAGGCTGTTTTCGGTGCTGACTGGGCCGGTGATGGACTACTACACCCCGCTCGAGCATCGCAAGCAGTCGTTCAAGGAGTTTATGCAGGAATGGATTGTTGCGCAGTTTGAACGCGCACTGAACGATCTGGGGCTCGACAAGCCTTGGTATTGGGACACGTTCCTGCAGCAGCTCGATCAGCAGCATCATGGCATGCATTTGGGCGTCTGGTATTGGCGTCCTACCGTCTGGTGGAACCCGGCAGCCGGCGTCACGCCCGCAGAACGGGATTGGCTGGAAGAAAAATACCCTGGCTGGAACGACACCTGGGGCCAGTGCTGGGATGTGATCATCGACAATCTGGTCGACGGGAACATCGCGCAAACGTACCCGGAGACGTTGCCGATCGTGTGCAACATGTGCAACCTGCCGATCAATTACACGCCGGGCAACGGGTGGGCCGTGCAGGATTATCCGCTCGAATACAACGGCAGGCTGTATCACTTCGGCTCGGAGCCGGATCGGTGGTGCTTTGAGCAGGAGCCGGAGCGTTATGCAGGCCATATGACTTTGGTGGACCGTTTCCTGGCTGGCTTGGTGCAGCCGATGGATCTGGGGGGCGCATTGGCTTACATGGGTCTGGCACCCGGCGAAATCGGTGATGACGCCCACGGCTACTCATGGGTGGACATTTACAAGAAGATGCGCATGAAGAAGGCAAGTTGA
- a CDS encoding 2Fe-2S iron-sulfur cluster-binding protein, whose product MSEHQILIEGEKNAFVQAGEDTVLRAALRAGIGFPYECNSGGCGSCKFDLLDGEAENLWPDAPGLTERDRRKGRLLACQCRAKGNIQIKVRVEADHQAQVRPKRLLAKFVESHEVTHDIREFRFVTDGPATFLAGQYAMLSVPGVTAPRAYSMSNTGNDRGEWHFQIRRVPQGKATEQLFHHLRAGDQLEIDGPYGLAFLRTEAPRDIVCVAGGSGLAPMVSIARGASQSGMLETRHLHFFYGGRTPSDICGESFLRMLRGYDERIHFYPVVSLPGEASGFQWSGETGFVHDVVRRVFGDTLSNFEFYFAGPPPMTQALQEMLMIGYCVPFEQLHFDRFF is encoded by the coding sequence ATGTCTGAACATCAAATACTCATAGAGGGAGAGAAAAATGCCTTTGTCCAGGCGGGGGAAGACACTGTCCTGCGGGCAGCTTTGCGCGCCGGAATAGGATTTCCCTATGAGTGCAACTCGGGCGGGTGTGGCAGCTGCAAGTTTGATCTTCTGGACGGAGAGGCCGAGAATCTTTGGCCAGACGCGCCAGGGCTGACCGAACGCGATCGCCGTAAAGGTCGTCTGTTAGCGTGCCAATGCAGAGCCAAGGGGAACATACAGATAAAGGTGCGCGTCGAGGCGGACCATCAAGCTCAAGTGAGGCCGAAGCGACTGCTGGCCAAGTTTGTGGAATCGCATGAAGTCACCCACGACATTCGCGAATTTCGCTTTGTGACGGATGGCCCGGCCACCTTCTTGGCGGGACAGTATGCGATGCTTTCGGTCCCTGGTGTGACCGCGCCGCGAGCCTACTCCATGTCTAACACCGGCAATGATCGAGGCGAGTGGCATTTCCAGATCCGGCGCGTGCCGCAAGGTAAAGCGACAGAGCAGTTGTTCCATCACCTTCGTGCGGGCGATCAACTGGAGATCGATGGACCTTACGGCCTTGCTTTCTTGAGAACGGAGGCCCCACGCGACATTGTTTGCGTAGCGGGCGGGTCGGGTCTTGCACCGATGGTGTCAATTGCACGTGGCGCGTCGCAGTCCGGCATGCTGGAAACACGCCATCTCCATTTTTTCTATGGTGGGAGAACGCCGTCAGACATTTGCGGAGAATCGTTCCTGCGCATGTTACGTGGCTACGACGAACGCATTCATTTTTACCCCGTCGTGTCTTTGCCGGGTGAGGCCTCCGGATTTCAGTGGAGCGGTGAAACGGGATTTGTTCATGACGTGGTTCGGCGTGTGTTCGGGGATACGCTGTCAAATTTTGAGTTTTATTTCGCCGGTCCTCCACCTATGACTCAGGCTCTTCAGGAGATGTTGATGATCGGCTACTGTGTTCCTTTCGAACAGCTTCATTTCGATCGTTTCTTTTAA
- the dmpG gene encoding 4-hydroxy-2-oxovalerate aldolase, giving the protein MNLQGKKITVHDMTLRDGMHPKRHMMTLEQMKSIACGLDAAGVPLIEVTHGDGLGGSSVNYGFPAHSDEEYLGAVIPLMKQAKVSALLLPGIGTVDHLKMAKELGVHTIRVATHCTEADVSEQHIALARKLEMDTVGFLMMAHMNSPEGLVGQAKLMESYGANCVYITDSAGYMLPDDVRARLGAVREALKPETELGFHGHHNLAMGIANSIAAVECGATRIDAASAGLGAGAGNTPMEVLVAVCDRMGIQTGVDVWAIQDVAEDLVVPIMDFPIRIDRDSLTLGYAGVYGSFLLFAKRAERKYGVPAREILVELGRRGMVGGQEDMIEDTAITLAKARASKAQKVAA; this is encoded by the coding sequence GCGGCCTGGACGCAGCCGGGGTCCCCCTGATTGAAGTCACGCACGGCGATGGCCTGGGCGGCTCGTCGGTCAACTATGGCTTTCCGGCCCACAGCGATGAAGAATATCTGGGGGCCGTGATCCCGCTCATGAAGCAGGCCAAGGTCTCGGCTTTACTGTTGCCGGGCATCGGCACAGTCGACCATCTGAAGATGGCCAAGGAGCTTGGCGTGCACACCATCCGGGTGGCTACGCACTGCACCGAGGCTGACGTGTCGGAGCAGCACATTGCCCTGGCGCGCAAGCTTGAGATGGACACGGTGGGCTTCCTGATGATGGCGCATATGAACAGTCCTGAAGGGCTGGTCGGGCAGGCAAAGCTGATGGAGTCGTACGGCGCCAACTGTGTTTACATTACCGATTCGGCTGGCTACATGCTGCCCGATGATGTCAGGGCCCGCCTTGGCGCGGTGCGTGAGGCGCTCAAGCCGGAGACGGAACTGGGCTTTCACGGCCACCACAACCTGGCGATGGGGATCGCCAACTCCATTGCGGCCGTTGAGTGTGGCGCCACCCGCATCGACGCCGCCTCGGCTGGTCTCGGTGCGGGTGCGGGCAACACGCCGATGGAGGTCCTGGTCGCCGTATGCGACCGAATGGGGATTCAGACCGGAGTGGATGTGTGGGCCATTCAGGACGTGGCCGAAGACCTGGTTGTGCCGATCATGGACTTCCCCATCCGGATCGACCGCGACTCGCTCACCCTGGGTTACGCCGGGGTCTACGGGTCGTTCCTGCTGTTTGCCAAGCGCGCCGAGCGAAAGTATGGCGTACCGGCGCGCGAGATCTTGGTCGAGCTTGGGCGCCGGGGCATGGTCGGTGGCCAGGAAGATATGATTGAAGACACGGCCATCACGCTGGCCAAAGCGCGTGCGTCAAAGGCGCAGAAGGTGGCGGCATGA
- the dmpH gene encoding 2-oxo-3-hexenedioate decarboxylase, producing the protein MKLDRTTIARLAEHLENCELHAQDTLKITDEHPEMDWDDAYAIQDEIRRRKLARGGKIVGLKAGLTSHAKMKQMGVESPVFGFMADYYAIPDGGTCKTEALIHPKVEPEIAFVTKAPLKGPGCHIGAVLAATDFVMPGIEVIDSRYRDFKFDLKSVVADNTSAARFVVGGRALPVSEVDLRIVGIVLEKNGEPVAFGAGAAVLGHPAAAIAMLANHLGARGEEIPAGSLILSGGITEAIAVRAGDAIALRVQGMGSTGLRFV; encoded by the coding sequence ATGAAACTGGATCGCACCACCATTGCGCGCCTTGCAGAGCACCTCGAGAACTGCGAGCTCCACGCGCAAGACACGCTCAAGATCACCGATGAGCATCCCGAGATGGATTGGGATGACGCTTACGCGATCCAGGACGAGATTCGCCGCCGCAAGCTGGCCCGCGGCGGGAAGATCGTTGGGCTCAAAGCGGGGCTGACCTCGCACGCCAAAATGAAGCAGATGGGGGTTGAGAGCCCTGTCTTCGGCTTCATGGCCGACTATTACGCGATCCCCGATGGCGGCACGTGCAAGACCGAGGCGCTGATCCATCCCAAAGTCGAGCCGGAAATCGCCTTTGTTACTAAAGCGCCGTTGAAAGGCCCGGGCTGTCATATCGGAGCGGTGCTGGCGGCGACTGACTTCGTGATGCCGGGCATCGAAGTCATTGACTCGCGCTACCGCGATTTCAAGTTCGATCTCAAAAGTGTGGTAGCGGACAACACGTCGGCCGCACGCTTTGTTGTGGGTGGGCGCGCACTGCCAGTGTCTGAGGTGGATCTGCGCATCGTCGGCATCGTGCTGGAGAAAAACGGTGAGCCGGTTGCGTTCGGGGCGGGCGCCGCGGTGCTGGGCCACCCGGCCGCGGCGATTGCGATGCTGGCCAATCATCTGGGCGCGCGTGGCGAGGAGATTCCGGCGGGCAGTTTGATTCTGTCAGGGGGGATCACGGAGGCCATTGCCGTGCGAGCGGGGGATGCCATCGCCCTGCGGGTGCAGGGGATGGGCAGCACCGGTTTGCGCTTCGTTTAA
- a CDS encoding aromatic/alkene monooxygenase hydroxylase subunit beta has protein sequence MSEVQVLKPLKTWSHLATRRRKPSEYEIVSTNLHYNKRDPNAPYELDPDMWMSRWFKQHTLNSPLKHDDWNAFRDPDEVIYRTYNLMQDGQETYVFGLFDQFNSREHDKSLDPRWAGKLARLYTPARYLFHTLQMASAYVGQMAPASTITNCNYFQMADSFRWLSHTAYRTKELSLAFQDKGFGSDERKYWEDDVAWQGFRELMEKVLVTWDWAEAFVALNLVAKPAVEESVLRKLGESGRHNGDTLLGLLTDAQLIDAARHRRWATALVKMALEKPGNAEVIKNWIANWESLGDAAIDAYCSTLADVPDASESAKSATREFRRSLGL, from the coding sequence ATGTCTGAAGTTCAAGTTCTCAAGCCGCTCAAGACCTGGAGTCATCTCGCGACGCGGCGCCGCAAACCGAGCGAATACGAGATTGTTTCCACCAATTTGCACTACAACAAGAGGGATCCGAATGCTCCCTACGAGCTCGATCCGGATATGTGGATGAGCCGCTGGTTCAAGCAGCACACCCTCAATAGTCCGCTCAAGCACGACGATTGGAACGCGTTCCGCGATCCGGACGAAGTCATCTATCGCACGTACAACCTGATGCAGGACGGCCAGGAGACGTATGTCTTCGGGTTGTTCGACCAGTTCAATTCCCGTGAACATGATAAGTCGCTGGATCCCCGCTGGGCTGGTAAGCTGGCCCGGCTATATACCCCGGCCCGCTACCTGTTCCACACGCTGCAAATGGCCTCCGCTTACGTCGGCCAGATGGCTCCAGCGAGCACTATCACCAACTGCAACTATTTTCAGATGGCCGATTCTTTCCGCTGGTTGAGCCATACGGCCTATCGTACGAAAGAGTTGTCGCTAGCATTCCAGGACAAGGGCTTTGGTAGCGACGAACGTAAATATTGGGAAGATGACGTCGCCTGGCAAGGCTTCCGTGAGCTTATGGAAAAGGTTCTCGTAACATGGGACTGGGCCGAAGCGTTTGTGGCGCTCAACCTGGTCGCCAAGCCTGCGGTGGAGGAATCGGTGCTGCGCAAGCTGGGCGAGTCCGGACGCCATAACGGAGATACTTTGCTAGGCCTGTTGACGGACGCCCAACTCATCGACGCGGCACGTCACAGGCGTTGGGCCACGGCGTTGGTCAAGATGGCGCTCGAAAAGCCAGGTAACGCCGAAGTTATCAAGAATTGGATTGCCAATTGGGAATCGCTCGGCGATGCGGCTATCGATGCCTATTGCAGCACGCTTGCCGATGTACCAGACGCCTCGGAGTCGGCCAAGTCGGCGACTCGAGAGTTTCGTCGATCCCTGGGTCTGTAA
- a CDS encoding 2-hydroxymuconate tautomerase: MPIAQLYIIEGRDAEKKERLIAEVTEAIHRAIDAPVESIRVLITEMPKEHFGIAGQSARKRGR, from the coding sequence ATGCCGATTGCGCAGCTGTACATCATCGAAGGCCGCGATGCGGAAAAGAAGGAGCGGCTGATCGCCGAGGTCACCGAGGCGATCCATCGCGCGATTGATGCGCCGGTGGAGTCCATCCGCGTGCTCATTACCGAAATGCCGAAAGAACACTTTGGAATCGCGGGTCAAAGCGCCAGGAAACGAGGGCGTTAG
- a CDS encoding Rieske 2Fe-2S domain-containing protein has translation MTFKKVCSLDDLWEGEMESFEVDGQEILMVWPQGGDLKAFQGICPHQDIPLIEGKFDGKTVICRAHLWQFDACSGKGINPSDCALAEYPIKIEGDAVFVETEGVKPLFAHT, from the coding sequence ATGACATTTAAGAAAGTGTGCTCTCTGGACGATCTTTGGGAGGGCGAAATGGAGTCGTTCGAGGTCGATGGGCAGGAAATTCTGATGGTTTGGCCGCAGGGCGGCGACTTGAAGGCGTTCCAAGGTATTTGCCCACACCAGGACATTCCACTCATTGAAGGCAAATTCGACGGCAAGACGGTGATCTGCAGGGCGCATCTTTGGCAGTTCGATGCCTGCTCTGGAAAAGGTATCAACCCGTCGGACTGTGCGCTGGCCGAGTACCCAATCAAGATCGAAGGCGATGCGGTATTTGTGGAAACCGAGGGTGTGAAGCCGCTGTTCGCACATACGTGA